A section of the Cuniculiplasma divulgatum genome encodes:
- a CDS encoding NAD(P)/FAD-dependent oxidoreductase, whose product MFDLVIIGSGSAATTVAFRALKEGKKVAVIDQKPIGGTCALRGCDPKKILVGVTESLESARRLQGHGISNLSGALDWGELMEFKRSFTEPMSKRIEDSIINGGIQVLHGKARFLGPNLLDVQGETLESEKLLIASGVKAAALNFPGSEYLIDNEGFLSLANLPKNIVFIGGGYISVEFASIARKAGSQVTIIQHPERLLVNFDREVAGILTDLLRESGIKIITGTSVKEVKKSGGGYQIYLTRNGKEDSILTDLVVHGAGREFDSDMGLEAGQVKWSKKGVAVNDFLQSVSNPRVYAAGDSADTAGPKLTPIAVMEGSIAAENLLHGNSVKAEYIGIPTTVFSSPPMAMVGMTEDEAARKNINITVKKGEMTSWYNSARRMIPKSFYKVILDSESKRILGAHILGENSEEVINIFSLAIRLNIDVKTLMSTPFTYPSDTYDIKYMIG is encoded by the coding sequence ATGTTTGATTTAGTTATCATCGGTTCTGGTTCGGCTGCAACTACTGTGGCATTCCGTGCCTTGAAGGAGGGAAAGAAGGTGGCCGTAATCGACCAGAAACCCATTGGAGGAACCTGTGCACTGCGAGGATGCGATCCGAAGAAGATCCTGGTTGGAGTCACTGAATCACTGGAATCTGCCAGGAGGCTTCAGGGACATGGCATATCAAATCTAAGTGGAGCATTAGACTGGGGTGAACTCATGGAGTTCAAGCGCTCCTTTACCGAACCAATGTCCAAACGAATAGAGGATAGCATTATCAATGGCGGCATTCAAGTACTGCACGGAAAGGCCAGATTCCTAGGACCAAACCTGCTCGATGTTCAGGGAGAAACACTTGAGTCAGAAAAACTTCTCATTGCATCGGGTGTGAAGGCAGCAGCTCTGAATTTCCCAGGTTCAGAGTATCTCATAGACAATGAGGGGTTTCTCAGCCTTGCAAACCTTCCTAAAAATATTGTATTTATTGGTGGAGGGTACATATCTGTGGAATTTGCCAGCATCGCTAGAAAAGCAGGGTCTCAGGTTACCATAATACAGCATCCCGAGAGACTGCTTGTTAATTTTGATCGTGAGGTCGCAGGAATACTCACGGATCTCCTCAGGGAATCCGGCATAAAAATAATTACAGGTACATCTGTAAAGGAAGTCAAGAAGTCCGGCGGCGGATATCAAATATATCTTACGAGAAACGGTAAGGAAGATTCAATCCTCACTGACCTGGTCGTTCACGGTGCAGGGAGGGAGTTCGATTCGGATATGGGCCTGGAGGCCGGCCAGGTGAAATGGTCTAAAAAGGGTGTTGCTGTAAATGACTTTCTACAGAGTGTATCAAATCCAAGAGTCTATGCTGCAGGCGATTCTGCTGACACTGCGGGACCAAAATTAACGCCAATTGCAGTCATGGAGGGTAGCATAGCAGCCGAAAACCTGCTGCACGGAAATTCTGTCAAGGCCGAATATATCGGGATTCCAACCACCGTATTCTCATCGCCGCCAATGGCAATGGTGGGAATGACTGAAGATGAGGCTGCAAGGAAGAATATAAACATCACAGTGAAAAAGGGAGAGATGACTTCATGGTACAACTCGGCAAGAAGAATGATACCAAAATCTTTCTATAAGGTTATACTGGACAGTGAATCAAAAAGGATTTTGGGGGCCCATATTCTTGGTGAAAACTCCGAGGAGGTCATAAATATCTTTTCGCTGGCCATTAGGCTCAACATTGATGTGAAAACTCTGATGTCAACACCATTCACCTACCCATCAGACACATATGATATCAAATACATGATAGGATAA
- a CDS encoding transposase, giving the protein MIERIWQLRDQAMAVEDQMSKMVVNNGSVTRVMTVSGPNVYSTSTIMAEIDNISRFATKEKLASYAGLVPRQDQSGTRDIKGHISKHGPSMLRFIMVNAAHIVIKYSERMRKKYLSLVRRLGKNRAIVAIARILLETIYTMLKTGEHFVDQIDTLTEREMKSMKGRAKNPPIVKDVEGTITYIREKRIKSTPKELFHRSAKAWYELNLPIRINETKIPFLKLFQSDYM; this is encoded by the coding sequence TTGATTGAAAGGATATGGCAACTCAGGGATCAGGCCATGGCTGTTGAGGATCAGATGTCTAAAATGGTGGTGAACAACGGCAGCGTTACCAGAGTCATGACAGTCTCCGGCCCGAATGTCTATTCCACCTCGACAATAATGGCAGAAATCGATAACATATCCCGGTTTGCAACAAAGGAGAAGCTTGCTTCATACGCAGGCCTTGTTCCAAGACAGGACCAGTCCGGGACTCGTGACATAAAGGGTCACATATCAAAGCATGGACCCTCCATGCTCCGATTCATAATGGTGAATGCAGCACATATTGTCATCAAGTACAGCGAACGGATGAGGAAGAAGTATCTCAGCCTTGTACGGAGATTGGGGAAGAACCGTGCAATTGTTGCAATTGCAAGGATACTGCTTGAGACCATTTACACAATGCTGAAGACGGGAGAGCATTTCGTTGACCAGATAGATACATTGACAGAGAGGGAGATGAAATCCATGAAGGGAAGGGCAAAGAATCCTCCAATAGTAAAGGATGTTGAGGGGACCATCACATACATAAGGGAGAAAAGGATCAAAAGTACGCCTAAAGAACTTTTTCATAGAAGTGCAAAAGCATGGTATGAACTAAATCTCCCTATACGTATCAATGAAACGAAGATACCATTCCTCAAACTATTCCAGAGTGATTATATGTAA
- a CDS encoding HEPN domain-containing protein, with amino-acid sequence MAMVAIHQHRELLLKYYALKLNSSYPRTHSLRELIRLLVKHKKELNDLINNEYNILKLARLEDVYISSRYFPVRASEQDVVPLVRFVEDVFDECLSGL; translated from the coding sequence CTGGCAATGGTTGCGATTCATCAGCACCGCGAATTGTTGTTGAAATATTATGCTTTAAAACTGAACAGCTCTTATCCAAGAACTCACTCGCTTAGAGAGCTAATAAGACTGCTAGTTAAGCACAAGAAAGAACTGAACGACCTGATAAATAATGAGTATAACATTCTTAAATTAGCCAGGCTAGAGGATGTATATATAAGTTCGAGATATTTCCCAGTAAGGGCATCAGAACAGGATGTTGTACCACTTGTTAGGTTCGTGGAGGATGTTTTTGATGAATGTCTCTCAGGATTATGA
- a CDS encoding ATP-binding protein, with amino-acid sequence MEKQILYRFNEWWLNGIIRPELTGKFERENYKKIKERIEDRQILLLYGLRRVGKTTTMYRLISDLMKAGIKPTNIFYFSFDEVSWDIEEVLSLYLGNILRMPISEAGPVYIFLDEIQKAKQWENGIKIFYDLYPNLKFVLSGSASLNIVKGSTETLAGRIFRIKIDPLSFHEFVVLKGRTVTFEKLQFASDILRPLFTEYIEMGGFPELVDETDSWKIRTYIRSIVIDRIITGDIPQEFGIRDMDLLKRLMEILLQSPGVIVNVDKLASSLGRNRITISNFISYMEYAFLIKSVGNYRPGTSSASRKLKKVYPYLPAFYTSLLSLTERQDMDKVFENIVLNSVQLEYYYRSGPTEIDFVLKINGRTVPIEVKSGQYDIKEVVKAFNRIGRNSGILITQDSYDMVQTGNAKIFLCPIEFFAMYPDELLNQFLLE; translated from the coding sequence ATGGAAAAGCAAATCCTATACAGATTCAATGAATGGTGGCTCAACGGAATAATAAGGCCAGAACTTACCGGGAAGTTCGAAAGAGAGAATTACAAGAAAATAAAGGAAAGGATCGAGGATCGGCAAATTTTATTGTTGTATGGTCTAAGAAGAGTTGGAAAGACCACAACAATGTACAGGCTCATCTCGGATCTTATGAAAGCCGGAATTAAACCCACGAATATATTCTACTTTTCTTTCGATGAAGTTTCATGGGACATTGAAGAGGTACTCAGCCTCTATCTTGGGAACATCCTCAGAATGCCCATCTCAGAAGCCGGGCCTGTGTATATATTTCTGGATGAAATTCAGAAAGCGAAACAGTGGGAAAATGGGATAAAGATATTTTATGATCTGTATCCCAATCTGAAGTTTGTTCTATCCGGTTCGGCCTCATTGAACATCGTAAAAGGATCGACAGAAACCCTTGCCGGAAGAATATTTCGCATAAAAATCGATCCACTATCCTTTCATGAATTTGTTGTGCTCAAGGGGAGAACCGTAACGTTTGAGAAGCTGCAATTCGCCAGCGACATATTGCGTCCACTATTCACTGAATACATTGAAATGGGTGGGTTTCCTGAACTGGTTGACGAAACCGATTCATGGAAGATAAGAACATATATCCGGAGCATAGTTATAGATCGAATTATAACAGGAGATATTCCGCAGGAATTTGGAATCAGGGACATGGACCTGCTCAAGCGCCTCATGGAAATACTCTTGCAGTCGCCCGGGGTGATAGTGAATGTTGATAAACTCGCATCTTCTCTGGGAAGAAATCGTATCACGATCTCTAATTTCATATCCTATATGGAATATGCATTCCTGATAAAGTCAGTTGGCAATTACAGGCCTGGAACTTCATCGGCTTCAAGAAAGCTAAAGAAGGTTTATCCGTACCTGCCTGCATTCTATACGTCACTTTTATCCCTAACAGAAAGACAGGATATGGATAAGGTCTTTGAAAATATTGTTCTGAATTCTGTCCAACTTGAATATTATTACAGAAGCGGGCCAACTGAGATAGATTTTGTTCTCAAGATTAACGGACGGACCGTGCCGATAGAGGTGAAAAGCGGCCAATATGATATTAAGGAAGTGGTAAAGGCATTCAACAGGATTGGGCGGAACTCTGGAATTCTGATCACCCAGGATTCTTACGATATGGTACAAACCGGCAATGCTAAGATATTTCTCTGTCCTATTGAGTTCTTTGCAATGTATCCAGATGAGCTTTTGAATCAGTTTCTCTTAGAATGA
- a CDS encoding ATP-binding cassette domain-containing protein gives MIELKNYTAGYGRDHGNQAVSDIDFVMGREKSIIVGPNGSGKTTLFRSILGMVRQSVGTAKVLGTDPDNIRGKLKVSTNLPEVYRLISGSVRDIIEVYSELKDSKSDDVYQLLKDYGLSDILKKRIFNLSTGQQKMLCNLLAVSFHPDLVLLDEPFENLDQNRRSRYFNLLNTLDAAVLLNTHELEIVKRLADWYLYFMVQGKLYGKFKGSQIDDLYLNRGEVAGNISVWRTDFGTFSITLGEGSVKIFSIRNLNSIFDEVA, from the coding sequence ATGATTGAACTCAAAAACTACACCGCTGGATACGGTAGAGACCATGGAAATCAGGCAGTAAGTGACATCGATTTTGTCATGGGTCGGGAAAAGTCCATCATAGTGGGACCCAACGGATCAGGAAAAACGACACTGTTCAGATCTATCCTGGGAATGGTGCGGCAGAGTGTTGGGACTGCCAAGGTCCTTGGAACGGACCCAGATAATATAAGGGGCAAATTGAAGGTTTCCACAAACCTTCCAGAAGTGTACAGGTTAATCAGCGGGTCTGTGCGCGATATTATTGAGGTATATTCTGAACTGAAGGATTCCAAGTCAGATGATGTGTACCAGCTCCTTAAGGATTATGGGCTCAGTGACATACTGAAAAAGAGGATATTCAACCTCAGCACGGGACAGCAGAAGATGTTATGCAATCTGCTTGCAGTCAGTTTTCATCCAGATCTTGTTCTTTTGGATGAGCCATTCGAAAATCTCGATCAGAACAGGAGGTCCAGGTATTTCAATCTCCTGAACACCCTTGATGCTGCGGTGTTGCTCAATACGCACGAGCTTGAAATCGTGAAGAGGCTCGCAGACTGGTATCTGTATTTCATGGTTCAGGGTAAACTGTATGGAAAATTCAAGGGTTCCCAGATTGATGACCTATACCTTAACAGAGGGGAGGTTGCAGGAAATATATCGGTATGGAGGACAGATTTTGGCACTTTTTCAATAACTCTGGGAGAAGGAAGCGTGAAGATATTCAGCATACGGAACCTGAACTCCATTTTTGATGAGGTGGCATGA
- a CDS encoding transcriptional regulator produces the protein MRLYSSMDASRDNSQSERNNKLEELNTILNEPALKATARLSILITLALNTKLTFTELLTITSIGKGSLSNHIEKLESNGLVNVRTVLRSSGPRVIVEITEKGMAAYRKYSEILRYLI, from the coding sequence TTGAGATTGTATTCCTCAATGGATGCCTCCAGGGATAATTCTCAAAGTGAGCGCAACAATAAGCTGGAAGAGCTTAATACTATTTTAAATGAACCTGCCTTGAAGGCAACAGCAAGGCTGTCCATACTCATAACGCTCGCACTGAACACCAAACTGACATTTACCGAGCTGCTGACAATAACTTCCATCGGGAAAGGAAGCCTTAGCAATCACATTGAAAAGCTTGAATCAAACGGCCTTGTTAACGTGAGAACCGTTCTCAGAAGCTCAGGTCCACGGGTAATTGTAGAAATCACTGAGAAGGGGATGGCAGCATACAGAAAGTACTCAGAAATTCTCAGATACCTCATATAG
- a CDS encoding ATP-binding protein encodes MSRVEDFRKVIAEWFTRTLPGIHERDIDIPLDVDVVVSIVGPRRSGKTFMVYSLISKLRRFVPTSNVLYINMEHERLRHLSAEDLGDLITAYYEIGKPDHMKPIYLFLDEIQVVDGWSRWINRIYESKNYHIYLTGSTSQLLSREIATEMRGRSVSYTVFPYSYREILKLRDIDIPDTEILARSEKRGEIIAVLEEYLQHGGYPETLDNPAIREKLLQSYIDAIVLRDVGERFNVEPLLLSYMFEYLSSRYSKYFSGARAYQFLRTIKYPVAKDRPLQVLGYFNEARSVFPVEIFSRGSRTGKQYPRKIYLADNGLIASMNGDVDFGRGMENLVFIELCRRSELFTKFNVFYWREYGKSEGREVDFVTVKGGESVGIDQRFIYQVQGGCDGEGNSRA; translated from the coding sequence ATGTCACGTGTAGAGGATTTCCGGAAGGTCATAGCTGAATGGTTTACCAGAACGTTGCCTGGAATCCATGAGCGGGACATTGACATCCCTCTTGACGTGGACGTGGTTGTATCCATTGTTGGCCCAAGAAGATCCGGGAAAACATTCATGGTGTACAGCCTTATTTCCAAACTTAGAAGATTCGTCCCCACAAGCAATGTACTGTACATCAACATGGAACACGAAAGGCTGAGGCATCTTTCGGCTGAAGATCTTGGGGATCTGATCACAGCGTATTATGAGATAGGAAAACCAGACCATATGAAACCCATCTATCTTTTCCTGGATGAGATCCAGGTGGTGGATGGATGGAGTCGATGGATCAACAGAATATACGAATCGAAAAATTATCATATATATCTTACCGGTTCCACTTCCCAACTGCTGTCCCGGGAAATAGCAACAGAGATGAGGGGACGCAGCGTGAGTTACACTGTTTTTCCATACTCATACAGGGAGATACTGAAGCTTAGAGACATAGATATTCCGGATACAGAAATTCTTGCAAGATCAGAGAAGAGGGGAGAGATCATAGCAGTTCTCGAAGAATATCTCCAACATGGTGGTTATCCGGAAACCCTGGACAATCCTGCAATAAGAGAGAAGCTGCTTCAGTCTTACATTGATGCGATTGTTCTGAGGGACGTGGGAGAACGATTCAATGTGGAGCCACTGCTTCTGTCCTATATGTTTGAATATCTCTCTTCCAGATACTCAAAATATTTCTCCGGTGCCAGGGCCTATCAATTCTTACGGACAATAAAATACCCTGTTGCTAAGGATCGTCCTCTCCAGGTCCTTGGTTACTTCAATGAGGCACGGTCAGTCTTTCCGGTTGAGATATTTTCCAGAGGATCCAGAACAGGAAAACAGTACCCAAGAAAGATATATCTTGCAGATAATGGCCTGATTGCCAGTATGAACGGAGATGTTGACTTCGGAAGAGGGATGGAAAATCTTGTTTTCATAGAGCTGTGCAGGAGATCCGAACTGTTCACCAAATTCAACGTTTTCTACTGGAGAGAATATGGCAAATCTGAGGGGAGAGAAGTTGACTTTGTAACTGTCAAGGGTGGGGAGAGTGTTGGAATTGATCAACGTTTCATATATCAGGTCCAGGGAGGATGTGATGGCGAGGGAAACAGTAGGGCTTGA
- a CDS encoding NosD domain-containing protein, which translates to MFIVLFLVIAMFVAADSLLVSSAYSPAFGPSAASFNGIINITPGGAVYYNGTGNTDIVVGSGNNYTLEGNVYGTINIMRNYTVLNGQNFSISNSSSNHYFSLNIAGSSHVSVEFLKINTAYQPGIFVNLSSNDTFSYLNVSSALVSLLVGAHTDHLAFLHSKFSLNTSEIAQNFEEDTIVTGSLPSADFAASVNSSSNIQFVNDTISNLALNYYGTGAFVNSAETVFDNVTFNLFASYGIVTDKSNTAIMNSHFNGYAQSGISVSPQYAGMVSNIDLMDSTFNLSTKNFNSGYPIEAVNTEYTNLTMNGNLMNIGNASPGANSNVYYGIVSFRSNLKLINNHIELNNTGYNIANGLYASGGNLTLMGNNISMINTENDNSYAVEGSNTNITAASNTIFYQSVSSSITGYGIDSSGGLLIAHHNRMVSSGASITGISATGNSKLSITGNAFNLSNSPLLEAISVNSIEAAANNNISGNSMYETGASSSAVGFHVSNFRNLTFQDNTLYQSGSNLSYYYGLKTDTLYNAALSGDSFTVPKNLPEHSYGMFLKDETNSTVANSTVSGYNTTIYSDRSGNLSFYGNYLSNASVFLNLTSTNNSVFYHNDFIAKNNHSFRTVSSSNDAFDLPLPVGGNYWSTYAGSDANRDGIGDSPFTVNGTFTDHYPLMKPWTRPVVVFMAPSEINGTLWSVTFNGKTLQSLMSTEML; encoded by the coding sequence TTGTTTATTGTACTCTTTCTTGTAATTGCTATGTTTGTTGCAGCTGATTCACTCTTGGTATCTTCGGCTTATTCACCAGCCTTTGGGCCATCTGCTGCTTCCTTCAATGGAATAATAAATATCACTCCAGGTGGCGCTGTTTACTATAATGGGACAGGGAATACAGATATAGTCGTTGGCAGTGGCAACAATTACACTCTTGAGGGAAACGTATATGGAACAATCAATATCATGCGCAACTACACAGTGTTGAACGGCCAGAATTTTTCCATCTCGAATAGTAGCAGTAACCATTATTTTTCTTTGAACATTGCAGGCTCAAGCCATGTTTCCGTAGAGTTCCTGAAGATAAACACAGCTTACCAGCCTGGTATATTTGTGAATCTGTCTTCCAATGACACTTTCTCATACCTGAATGTTTCGTCTGCACTGGTATCTCTTTTAGTTGGTGCGCATACGGATCATCTCGCATTCCTGCACAGCAAATTTTCGCTGAATACGTCGGAGATCGCCCAGAATTTTGAAGAAGACACCATAGTAACAGGTTCTCTCCCATCAGCAGACTTTGCTGCATCTGTTAATTCATCAAGCAATATCCAGTTTGTCAATGACACAATCAGTAATCTGGCACTCAACTACTACGGGACAGGGGCGTTTGTTAATTCGGCAGAAACAGTTTTTGATAACGTTACATTTAACTTATTTGCATCTTATGGAATTGTAACTGATAAAAGCAACACAGCAATAATGAACAGTCATTTCAACGGGTATGCCCAGTCCGGGATTTCTGTATCCCCTCAGTATGCTGGAATGGTTTCCAACATTGATCTCATGGACAGTACTTTCAATCTTTCAACGAAAAATTTCAATTCCGGATATCCCATTGAAGCTGTTAATACTGAATATACCAACCTCACGATGAATGGCAACTTAATGAATATTGGAAACGCGTCTCCAGGAGCCAACAGTAATGTCTACTACGGCATAGTTTCATTCAGATCAAACCTGAAACTGATCAACAACCACATCGAGCTGAACAATACTGGATACAACATTGCCAATGGCCTGTATGCTAGCGGCGGTAACCTGACTCTGATGGGAAATAATATTTCCATGATCAACACGGAAAATGACAACAGTTATGCAGTAGAGGGCAGTAACACAAATATTACCGCTGCCAGTAATACCATCTTCTACCAGAGTGTTTCTTCCTCTATCACTGGATATGGTATTGACAGCAGCGGCGGCCTTCTAATTGCACATCATAATCGTATGGTCTCCTCGGGAGCATCAATTACAGGTATCTCTGCAACCGGAAACTCAAAGCTCTCAATTACGGGGAATGCATTTAACCTTTCAAATTCGCCACTGCTGGAAGCCATATCTGTAAATTCAATTGAGGCGGCTGCAAATAACAATATATCCGGCAACTCCATGTATGAAACAGGCGCATCCTCTTCTGCAGTTGGTTTCCACGTTTCCAACTTCAGGAATTTAACATTTCAGGATAATACGTTATACCAGTCCGGCAGCAACTTGTCCTATTATTACGGCCTGAAGACAGATACGTTATACAATGCTGCCTTATCCGGTGACTCATTCACTGTGCCAAAAAACTTACCTGAACACAGTTACGGGATGTTTCTGAAGGACGAAACAAACAGCACCGTTGCAAACAGCACGGTATCCGGTTATAATACAACCATTTATTCAGACAGATCAGGCAACCTCAGTTTTTATGGCAATTATTTAAGCAACGCCTCAGTGTTTCTTAACCTTACATCTACCAATAACAGCGTCTTCTATCACAATGACTTCATTGCAAAGAACAACCACAGTTTCCGGACTGTATCGTCTTCAAATGATGCATTTGACCTCCCGCTTCCGGTTGGAGGCAATTACTGGAGCACTTACGCAGGGTCTGATGCCAACAGGGATGGCATAGGTGATTCCCCCTTCACAGTGAACGGCACATTCACCGATCACTATCCGCTGATGAAGCCATGGACTCGCCCGGTGGTAGTATTTATGGCGCCATCAGAGATTAATGGGACACTCTGGTCTGTCACATTTAATGGGAAAACGCTGCAGTCGCTAATGTCAACGGAGATGCTGTAG